TCAGGACACCTTATTCTCAATTCTAAGCTTGTCAGCGACCATCGCGATGAACTCGGAGTTCGTCGGTTTCGACTTGCTGATATTGATGGTATAACCAAACAGGTGGCTGATGCTGTCGATGTTACCACGTGTCCAAGCCACTTCGATAGCATGACGAATGGCTCGTTCGACGCGAGACGGCGTTGTTTTGAACTTTTCGGCAATCGCTGGGTACAAGGTTTTCGTGATAGCACCCAAAATTTCGATATTGTTATACACCATAGTGATGGCTTCGCGTAAATACTGATATCCTTTAATATGCGCAGGAACGCCGATTTCATGTATGATGGACGTAATGCTTGCATCCAAATTTTTGTGCTTACCCATCGGCACCACGTTGGACTTGTTCATAAACATCGATGAACCGCCACCACCGCCTGTGGAGATCGTGGTTTGCGTGCCAACCAGTTGACGTACACGATTCGCGAGTACTTCCATGTCAAATGGTTTCAGGATGTAATAAGAAGCTCCGAGTTGCACGGCACGCTGCGTGATATTCTCTTGTCCGAAAGCCGTAAGCATAATGACTTTGGGCTGTGGAGACAGATTCAGGTTGCGCAGACGCTCCAGTACACCCAGTCCATCCAGGTGAGGCATAATAATATCCAGAATAAGTACATCCGGTACATCGCGAGTCTGCTCCAGCAACTGCAGCACTTCTTCTCCATTGTAAGCAATTCCGGTTACTTCCATGTCTTCCTGTTCGGATATATATTCGGCAAGCAAATTCGTAAATTCACGATTATCATCGGCCAGCAATACCTCAATTTTTTGCAAAACGGTATCCTCCTTTAATTTAAACATCGTTTCGTACATTTCCTTACAGGTTAAATTTTCGACACAGGGGAGGAAATTCCTTCTGTCGAAAATTATTTTTCTTTATTTTTTTTTCTCATTGCTATATAATAAATAATTTATTTCATTATCCGATATTATATGTTTCCATTCGACAAAAAAACCTTAAGGAGGTTATCCCGCCTTAAGGTTTTTTGCATTATCCTTTTTCATCATGACTCCTGCATCTTGTAACATCCACTCAATGAAGCAGCCATAACCTGATTTCGGATCATTGACAAACACATGGGTCACGGCACCGATAAGTTTACCATTTTGCACAATGGGGCTACCACTCATGCCTTGTACAATGCCTCCGGTCTTATCCAGCAGCTTCGGATCTGTGATTCGAAGCACCAGACCTTTGGTCGCCGGTTCGGATTGGTCTGCTACGTGAACAATATCAATCGAGAAACGCTCCACCTGCTGACCCTCAACAACTGTGAGAATTTCTGCAGGACCTTCTTTTACTTCATGGGAGAAAGCAACAGGAATTCCTTTTGAATACAAACTATGTTCAGGATTTCCGGACATTTTACCAAAGATACCAAAAGCCGTATTACGTTCAATATTGCCCAAAATTTTGCTTTCTTTCAGGAAATGAGCTCGTTTTTCACCCGGATCACCGGATTCACTCTTAGAGATTGACGTTACATTGGACTGAACAATCTGACCACTACCGACAACGATGGAGGTCTGCGTGTTCATATCCGTGATGACATGTCCTAGAGCGCCATATACGCCTTGATCTGGAGCATAGAAGGTTAATGTTCCTACACCTGCGGCGGAGTCACGAATGTACAAGCCAAGCCTCCAGGCTTTGTCTTCCGCGTCATAAGCCGGTGTCAAACGGGTTTTAACCGTTTCTTTACCTCGTTTTAAAACGACATCAATTCCTTTTTTGCTCTTGCCTGCAAGCTCAACAGCTTCAGCTACACCCGATACACCATCAAGGCGTTTACCGTCCATATGGGTAATCAGATCTCCAAGCTTGATGCCTGCTGATTCTCCAGGGGATACACGTTCATCTTGTCCAGAACGGACCAGATGGTGCCCTACAACCAGAATACCTGCAGATTTTACTTTGACGCCAATGGTTTGTCCCCCGGGTACTACACGCAAATCCGGAATCACATTTACGTTAACTGTTTTTACCGGAATTTTTCCCCACAACTTCAACGTTAATTTGGCATGTCCCGTTTGTTGGGGATGAAGATGCAAAGGTTGTTGCTTCGTTACGTGAACTGCAGTTTCCTTTCCATCAAAACCGACGATGTCAGGACGATCCACAACAGCGCTTGAAGCAGCCGGTACAGCGAGATGAACGTCAGCCTGCCTGCCTGCAAATACCTGAAGTTCATCAGGCAATGAAGCATAACTTTGCACAGGCTGAATGGCCTGGCTGATCACACATAGAAAGAAGGCAAATAAAAGACCTAGCAATTTCTTCCTGAGGGGGGAATTCAATGGCTGTCACACTCCCTTTGCTTCTTTCGCTTGACGAAAGGTGGTCGCCAATTGCGTACCTATAAGATAACCTCGCCCCCAGGCTTTTATTACTGTCAATCATTACGCCAGCCGCTCGTTTCACCCTTTTTTGGCTTCCGCCAAATTCAGCATTTCCTGTGCATGATGCAGAGTTTTTTCTGTAATTTCCACACCGCCGAGCATACGTGCCAATTCCTTCACTCTGCCTTCGTCTGACAGCGATTCCACTTGTGTCATCGTGCGTCCGTCATACACATGCTTTTCGATGAGATACTGATGATCGGCCATACAAGCGACCTGTGGCAAGTGAGTAATAGAGAAAACTTGGCAAGTGGAGGACAGACGGTATAATTTCTCCGCTATGGATTGTGCTGCTCTTCCGCTCACACCTGTATCCACCTCGTCAAAGATCAACACCGGAATCCGGTCATGACGTGCGAAAATACTCTTCATCGCCAGCATCATTCGGGACAACTCACCACCGGAAGCAATCTTGCCGAGCGGACGTAAAGGCTCACCTGGATTCGGAGAGATCAGGAATTCCGCATTATCTGCACCCTGACGCGTAAGGCGAATGCGACGCCCATTCCATTCGATCCCTTTTGCATCTTCAAAAGGAGTAATTTGAACTCGTAACGTCGTTCTCTCCATCTGCAAATCCTTCAGTTCACTTTCCACCTGCGCTGCAAGTTCCTCTGCACATTGTTTACGAACCCGGCTGAGTTCCTCCGCAGACTCCATGACTAATTTGAGCAATTTGTCACGTTCATTACGCAGCTTCTCCAAACGTTCATCCTTGTTCTCCAACTGGTCGGTTTCATGGCTAATTTGTTCATAATAATTCAAAATAAGTTCCACACTGTCACCGTATTTCCGTCTGAGGCCAGAAATCAGATTCAGTCGCTGTTCCACTTCTTCCAATCTACCCGGGTTAAATTCGATCTTCTCCCGATAATCACGCAACTGAAACGTCGCGTCTTCCAACTGATAAAATGCTGACTGGAGCTGTTCAACAATAGGCTGCAAGCCTTTGCTATC
This window of the Paenibacillus marchantiae genome carries:
- the spo0A gene encoding sporulation transcription factor Spo0A; this translates as MQKIEVLLADDNREFTNLLAEYISEQEDMEVTGIAYNGEEVLQLLEQTRDVPDVLILDIIMPHLDGLGVLERLRNLNLSPQPKVIMLTAFGQENITQRAVQLGASYYILKPFDMEVLANRVRQLVGTQTTISTGGGGGSSMFMNKSNVVPMGKHKNLDASITSIIHEIGVPAHIKGYQYLREAITMVYNNIEILGAITKTLYPAIAEKFKTTPSRVERAIRHAIEVAWTRGNIDSISHLFGYTINISKSKPTNSEFIAMVADKLRIENKVS
- the spoIVB gene encoding SpoIVB peptidase is translated as MNSPLRKKLLGLLFAFFLCVISQAIQPVQSYASLPDELQVFAGRQADVHLAVPAASSAVVDRPDIVGFDGKETAVHVTKQQPLHLHPQQTGHAKLTLKLWGKIPVKTVNVNVIPDLRVVPGGQTIGVKVKSAGILVVGHHLVRSGQDERVSPGESAGIKLGDLITHMDGKRLDGVSGVAEAVELAGKSKKGIDVVLKRGKETVKTRLTPAYDAEDKAWRLGLYIRDSAAGVGTLTFYAPDQGVYGALGHVITDMNTQTSIVVGSGQIVQSNVTSISKSESGDPGEKRAHFLKESKILGNIERNTAFGIFGKMSGNPEHSLYSKGIPVAFSHEVKEGPAEILTVVEGQQVERFSIDIVHVADQSEPATKGLVLRITDPKLLDKTGGIVQGMSGSPIVQNGKLIGAVTHVFVNDPKSGYGCFIEWMLQDAGVMMKKDNAKNLKAG
- the recN gene encoding DNA repair protein RecN, which encodes MLVTLSIRNLAVVEEVDVVFHPGFHVLSGETGAGKSIIIDALGLIAGGRSSADLIRYGCEKAEMEALFEMEPSHPVWVTLEKLGIHCEPEEHLVIRRELNTQGKSTSRINGQLVNLTMLREVGEKLINIHGQHEHQSLLRAESHLGLLDTYGAAIIGPVKTEYQERYSKFITAEKELRALQESSQRAYQLLDMYRFQLEEIAAASLTQGEDELLGEERVKLSHSEKMMDSVAGAYDLLSGQRGLEAVSIALSRIEDISGYDSKGLQPIVEQLQSAFYQLEDATFQLRDYREKIEFNPGRLEEVEQRLNLISGLRRKYGDSVELILNYYEQISHETDQLENKDERLEKLRNERDKLLKLVMESAEELSRVRKQCAEELAAQVESELKDLQMERTTLRVQITPFEDAKGIEWNGRRIRLTRQGADNAEFLISPNPGEPLRPLGKIASGGELSRMMLAMKSIFARHDRIPVLIFDEVDTGVSGRAAQSIAEKLYRLSSTCQVFSITHLPQVACMADHQYLIEKHVYDGRTMTQVESLSDEGRVKELARMLGGVEITEKTLHHAQEMLNLAEAKKG